A portion of the Sabethes cyaneus chromosome 3, idSabCyanKW18_F2, whole genome shotgun sequence genome contains these proteins:
- the LOC128741891 gene encoding uncharacterized protein LOC128741891, producing MLKMAMTKVSLHSALAGEDYSIATTSVVAVDERHSVAIENDPAKGELFDMYELLSNAVDRVGEEFRRNDQPEGLALYVYIGFVVGGGILLNLILIKGILQAKYSGALYFVLQIAILDICSLLISIWELFYIVHQRWIFESEHCTFYIGFESFTNIAIVYFIIGLNFHSISTYNLAQQMSTACDDLTSSYHDNSESNSDYMIAEENNYEVATENIIQKRSLTIDYRHRKTNISVLWPVMLIWFIAMSESLPLFLFSDVTSASANEGVRFCTILINDRTNHYIIQWLIIVIRIAIPTVTLLVTTVIIIFKFYQGRSFTQPTEIDENVAFILKVAIFLSLTYAIFSIQKLYGSLLFEVLSKPILRYKYPTLDRQTGLIFTFLHYCLSFVRPLVVIILCKLKHNHVDITFIYRSKKKITDLS from the exons ATGCTGAAGATGGCGATGACAAAAGTATCACTTCATTCAGCTTTGGCTGGAGAGGATTATAGCATCGCGACGACCAGCGTCGTCGCCGTGGACGAACGCCATTCCGTTGCTATTGAAAACGATCCTGCTAAAGGCGAACTGTTCGACATGTACGAGCTGCTCAGCAATGCGGTGGATCGCGTGGGCGAAGAATTTCGTCGGAACGATCAGCCGGAGGGCTTGGCACTGTACGTTTACATCGGATTTGTCGTTGGCGGAGGAATCTTGCTGAACCTGATTCTGATTAAAGGAATTCTGCAAGCAAAATATAGCG GTGCCTTATATTTTGTTCTCCAAATTGCCATCCTGGACATCTGCAGCCTTCTGATCAGCATCTGGGAGCTGTTCTACATTGTACATCAGCGGTGGATCTTCGAATCGGAGCACTGCACTTTCTACATCGGATTTGAATCGTTTACCAACATTGCTATCGTGTACTTCATTATTGGCCTTAATTTCCACTCGATCTCAACATACAACCTAGCCCAGCAAATGTCGACGGCATGCGATGATCTGACCAGCTCGTATCATGACAATAGCGAAAGCAATTCCGACTATATGATAGCCGAAGAAAATAATTATGAAGTGGCAACGGAGAACATCATCCAGAAACGTTCACTAACTATCGATTACCGCCATCGTAAAACCAACATATCTGTTCTCTGGCCTGTCATGCTGATATGGTTCATCGCTATGTCCGAATCTTTGCCGTTGTTTCTATTCTCGGACGTCACTTCTGCCAGTGCGAATGAAGGTGTTCGCTTTTGTACGATCCTTATCAACGATCGCACCAACCATTACATCATCCAGTGGCTAATCATCGTGATTCGAATTGCCATCCCAACTGTGACGTTGCTAGTTACAACGGTTATAATTATTTTCAAGTTCTACCAGGGTCGCAGTTTTACGCAGCCAACCGAAATCGACGAAAATGTGGCCTTCATTTTGAAGGTTGCTATTTTTCTGTCACTAACCTATGCGATATTTTCAATCCAAAAACTGTACGGATCACTACTGTTTGAGGTCCTGTCGAAACCGATTCTCCGATACAAATATCCGACGCTCGACCGGCAGACGGGACTGATATTCACCTTTCTGCACTATTGTCTCTCTTTCGTCAGACCTTTGGTGGTCATTATACTGTGCAAATTAAAGCATAACCATGTCGATATTACATTTATATACAGAAGTAAGAAGAAAATAACTGACTTATCATAA